Proteins encoded within one genomic window of Polyodon spathula isolate WHYD16114869_AA chromosome 32, ASM1765450v1, whole genome shotgun sequence:
- the LOC121303390 gene encoding zinc finger protein 239-like, which translates to MEPDYIEEESIDLFKGSENIFQPNISHHYTGHGKSFSQSGNLKTHQQTHTGEKPYHCSECGVSFTVSGSLKTHQRIHTGEKPYHCSECGKSFIQLGDLKRHQRIHTGEKPYHCSECGESFSQIGSLKRHQRIHTGEKPRQCTECGKSFSQLGHLKSHQRIHTGEKPYHCSECGQSFNQLGVLKRHQRIHTGEKPYYCTECGKSYSQSGDLKAHQRIHTGEKPCHCTQCGESFIKLRDLKRHQQVHTEERLCHSSEYGKSFSQLGSLHIHKQNHTGASLPASLTVPHLSTPLQSESQPESRDTEKGSMSN; encoded by the coding sequence ATGGAGCCTGACTACATTGAAGAGGAGTCTATTGACTTGTTTAAGGGTTCAGAAAACATATTCCAGCCAAATATATCGCATCATTATACTGGACatgggaagagcttcagtcagtcaggaaacttaaaaacacaccagcaaactcacactggagagaagccatatcactgtaGTGAATGTGGGGTCAGCTTCACTGTGTCAGGaagcctaaaaacacaccagcgtattcacactggagagaagccgtatcactgtagtgaatgtgggaagagcttcattCAGTTAGGCGActtaaaaagacaccagcgaattcacactggagagaaaccatatcactgtaGTGAATGTGGGGAGAGTTTCAGTCAGATTGGAagcctaaaaagacaccagcgaattcacactggagaaaagcCTCGTCAATGTACTGAATGTGGTAAGAGCTTCAGTCAATTAGGACACCTAAaatcacaccagcgaattcacactggagaaaagcCGTATCACTGTAGTGAATGTGGGCAGAGCTTCAATCAGTTAGGAGTCCTAAAAagacaccaacgaattcacactggagagaagccttattactgtactgaatgtgggaagagctACAGTCAGTCGGGAGACCTAAAAGCAcatcagcgaattcacactggagagaagccgtgtCACTGTACTCAATGTGGGGAAAGCTTCATTAAGTTAAgagaccttaaaagacaccagcaagTTCACACTGAAGAGAGGCTGTGTCACTCTTCTGAATATGGTAAGAGCTTCAGTCAGTTAGGAAGCctacatatacacaaacaaaatcacactggagccagcctccctgcctccctcacaGTCCCTCACCTTTCCACCCCTCTCCAAAGTGAAAGCCAGCCTGAATCCAGAGACACTGAGAAGGGGAGCATGTCAAACTGA